TGCTTTCCCGGTATTAAAAAACACATCTGCTTTTTCTATACCTTTCATCTTGTTCAATATGTCTCCAATTTTTTCTGTACAAACAGGGCAAGACAACCCCTCTACCCGCAATACCAGTTTTTCCATAAACTGTCACTCCCCTTTTAATTAGTCTCAAACATTCATTTGTTCTTGGGGTTATATTATTTGATATGGCGCTTTCAGGATATGACATAGCTCACATTTCAGGAAGAAGTTTCTCACAAGGTGGATGATTAATGCCCAATGCCTCGTCAAGTCAAAGAAAAGAGCATGCAGAAATTTAAAAAACAATTGTAGTTCACCGTTCACGCTTTAAATTAGGCTATTGGGCTTGAACCTCTTACCTTTTTTTTATGTTCAGGTTAACATAGTGACAAACTGGGAAAGGAAGGATAAAGTGTCTGTTGTTTCCACCCTGGAAGATAAATGTAAGGCCTGTTACTCTTGTCTCCGTGAGTGCCCGGTTAAAGCGATTAAAGTGGAAGTCGGACAGTCAAGGGTCGTGCCGGAGCGATGCATAAACTGCGGCAACTGTATTAAGGCATGCTCGCAAAACGCTAAAAGTGTTCTTTCCTTTGTTCCTCAGGTCCAGGAATATTTGCGGGAAGCTAAAACCAAAACCATAGCTCTCCTGGCACCCTCCTTCCCGGCATTCATCTACCCACTTGAACCCAAGGATTTTTTTGACCTTCTCATGGAGGTAGGCTTCCATGAAGTTCATGAGCTAACTATCGGAATAGAACTGGTAATGCCCAAGTACAGGGAATACCTTCAGGGAAGGAATGAGCCGGCCATCGGATCGCACTGTGCGGCAGTGGTAAATTTGATCGAAAAACATTTTCCGGACCTAATCCAATACCTGATCCCCGTTGATTCTGCCCTGATGGCTACGGCAAAACTGCTCCGCCATCGGAATAAAGACAGCAGGCTAGTCTTTATCGGCCCCTGCATAGCCAAAAAGGAGGAGTTTCTTAATTCCCCCGAGGGTATTTTGGACGCTGTCATAACGTTTAAGGAGTTAAAAGAACTCTGCCTAAGCAAGGGATGTCTAGAAAAAATGGATAATTGTACCCCCTTGGAGGGAAAGAGTTATTTGCCTTCCATATTTCCACTTAACAGGGGTTTAATCAAAAATATCGACCCCCAGGGGAAAATCTACAAGGACGACGAGGTGGCTGTGGTTGAAGGGAAAGAAGACTGTGTTCAGTTTCTGCAAAAGCTGCAGGAAGGGGCCATCAAGCCCCGTTTTATAGATATGCTGTTTTGTAAAGGATGTATTGACGGGCCTGAGATCGCCACCGAATTGGACATTTTCAGCCGGCAGTATCAGGTTTACCGGCACTCCCGCACCAGGCAAAAAGAAAGACTTGGCCGCATACCCAAACTCAATTTGGATCGTTCCTTCTCAAGTAAGTATCAACCCTTGCTATCACCAAGCGAACAGGAAATAGCCCAGATTTTAACATATACAGATAAGCACCAACCTGAGGATGAATTAAATTGCGGCGCCTGTGGTTACAATTCATGCCGCGATAAGGCTGTCGCTGTCTGCCAGGGACTGGCCGAGGTGGAAATGTGCCTACCTTATTTGCTGGAACAATCCCGCGGTGAGTTAGAATACTATAAGAAGCATTGGAAAAATGGCGACATTGAGGATCTTATTGTGGGTGACAGCCCCTGTATCTGTGATTTGAGGCAAATGGCCATCAAGGTCGGTCGAAACGACGCTTCGCTTTTAATCCTGGGGGAAAGTGGGGTAGGCAAAGAGGTCTTTGCCCGTACCGTTCACTTGCTAAGCCGGCGTTGCCATGACCCCTTTATCGCTATCAACTGCGCTGCCCTGCCGGAACAACTGCTGGAGTCCGAACTTTTCGGCTACGAAGAAGGGGCTTTCACCGGTGCCCGCAAGGGCGGTAAGCCGGGTAAATTTGAGCAGGCGCGGGGAGGCTCCCTCCTGCTGGATGAAATTGCCGAAATGCCCCTTTTTATGCAGGCAAAGCTCCTGCGCGTAATTCAAGAAAGGGAGTTCGAACGGGTGGGTGGTACCAAGACCATCAAACTGGACGCAAGGATAATGGTGGCCACCAATAAAGACATAAAAAAGCTTACCCAGCAAGGACTGTTCAGAAGCGACTTGTTTTATCGGCTTAATGTTATATCCGTTACCGTTCCCACATTACGCCACAGGAGCGAGGATATTCCCCTCCTGGCAGACCACTTCCTGCAAGAATTAGCTGCAGATTGCAAGAGGTATCCAAAAATCATTTCCAAGCCGACCTTCTCTCTTCTTTTGGCCTACGATTGGCCCGGCAATATCAGGGAGCTTAAAAACGTCATTGCACGGGCGGTTTATCTAGCCGACGGAAAGGTCATTCAGGTGCAGCACCTTCCTGAGCACATCCGGAAATTAAACGTCAAACGAGAGGGAACCCGGCTAACTCCGCTAAAGGTGGCGGTACGGGATTTGGAAAAAGAACTTATTTTAAAAGCCCTGAAAAAGACTGAAAACAACAAGGTTGACGCGGCCAAAATACTTGGTGTGCCCAGGGCAACCTTTTACCTGAAGTTAAAGGAATATGAAATCAATTAATTCATATTCCGGTTTACGCATCCAAGATTTAGACGTGTCCAAAGTTTGGAATGGCCGGGATATAGGGGTATACAATAAATTGGTATTCTTTGTGTCTAAAAACTGGATCAAATGAGCTGTCAGGACCAGCCTTTGGGCTGGTATTTTTCTTGCAAAAATATTTAGAATATTTAAAATATTACACTATATTTACGACAAACCTAGAAGGGAGGTCAATTACCGATTGGAATGGCCGGTGAAAAACTTTTACCCTATGGGGTATAAAAACGTTTAATGACGGCAACAAAGAAAGGAGGGCTAAGAAATGAAAGAAAATGATTGTAAGTGCGAGCATCTTTGGGCAGAATTCAATCAAACCCTGGAAAAGAATAGTGGGAAGCGCAGTGCATTAATTACTGTTTTACACAAAGCCCAGGAATTATTCGGATATATACCCCGTGAAGTGCAAATTCGGATCGCCGAAGAATTAGAAATTCCACTGGCCGATGTGTATGGTGTCGTTACCTTTTATAATTTCTTTTCATTAAAACCCCAGGGGAAATACAAAATATCAGTTTGCAAAGGTACTTCTTGCTATGTCCGGGGAGCATCAGGAGTACTGGAGCGTTTTAGCAAGACGTTGGGAGTAGGGCCCGGAGATTCTACTGATGACGGGCAATTCAGCATTGAGGTTGTACGCTGCCTGGGAGCTTGCGGGCTTTCTCCTGTGATGACCGTAAATAAAGACGTTTACGCACTGGTAAAGCAGGAAAGCATTCCTGAAATACTAGACAAATATGCAGCTGAAGAAGTCCAAGAAAGTGCAACTGATACTCTGCAAAAGGATCAACGTGAAACTTAAGGGGGTGGCAGTGAATGAAAAAAATTAAAACGCCGGCAGAGTTGCATGAATGGAAGTTAGAGGCTGAAAAGAAGCTTCAACCACGGGAAAGCGGCACAAAGCAAGTCATGGTATGCTCTGACACCAACTGTAAAGTGTCCAAGGGAGAAGATCTTTATAACTGTCTGGTTGATGAAATCAAGAAAGCCGGCCTGGAGGAAAAGGTATCGGTTTCTCAAACCGGATGCTTCGGTTTATGCCGTATTGGTCCCAATATGATGGTTTATCCGGAGCGGGTGTATTACTCTCAGATTTTACCTGAAGAAGTACCAAGATTGGTAAAGGAACACTTTGGACACGGGCGCATTGTAGAAAACCTGCTTTACCGCAACCCGGGTAGTCAAACTCCCGTAAGCAGATATGAGGATATTGATTTCTTCAAATATCAAAACCGGATTGTCCTCCGTAATTGCGGGTTTATTAACCCTGAGCGACTAGACGACTATGTTGCACAGGATGGTTACGCCGCCCTTTGTAAAGTAGTCAATGATATGTCCGCACCTGAAGTAATTGACGAGATTAAAACATCGGGCCTGCGAGGGCGCGGCGGTGCCGGTTTCTTAACCGGCATGAAATGGGAATTTGCTGCTAAGGCCGCCGGCGGGGAGAAATATATTATATGCAACGCTGACGAGGGCGACCCGGGTGCATTCATGGACCGCAGCGTTCTTGAGGGGGATCCGCACAGCGTACTGGAAGGGATGGCCATTGCAGGTTATGCCATTGGGGCTAATCAAGGATACATTTATATTCGGGCAGAATATCCAAGTGCAGTACAAAGACTGGAACTAGCCATCGAACAGGCCAGGGAATCAGGTTTCCTTGGTACAAACATTTTTGATACAGATTTTTCCTTTGACATTGATATTCGGTTAGGCGCAGGTGCCTTTGTTTGCGGTGAGGAAACGGCCTTAATTGCTTCAATTGAGGGCCGCCGCGGAGAACCCAGGCCCAAACCTCCATTCCCTGCTAACGCCGGTCTCTGGGGCAAGCCAACGATTATCAATAACGTGGAAACTCTAGCCAATATAGCAACAGTTATTCGCAACGGAGCTGACTGGTTTGCCGGTATAGGTACTGAAAAAAGTAAAGGAAGCAAGGTATTCGCATTGGCCGGCAAGATCAACAATAATGGCTTGGTAGAGGTTCCTATGGGTACTTCACTGGGAGATATTATCTTTGACATTGGCGGTGGAATACCGGGCGGTAAAAAGTTTAAAGCAGCTCAAACGGGTGGGCCCAGTGGCGGATGCATACCCACCCAGCATTTAAATACCCCCATGGATTATGAATCATTAACTGCCCTGGGTACCATCATGGGTTCCGGTGGACTTGTGGTCATGGATGAAGACACCTGTATGGTG
This window of the Bacillota bacterium genome carries:
- a CDS encoding heavy-metal-associated domain-containing protein yields the protein MEKLVLRVEGLSCPVCTEKIGDILNKMKGIEKADVFFNTGKAKITYMEEEISPEEITEAIKKLGYKVKQL
- a CDS encoding 4Fe-4S dicluster domain-containing protein, whose translation is MSVVSTLEDKCKACYSCLRECPVKAIKVEVGQSRVVPERCINCGNCIKACSQNAKSVLSFVPQVQEYLREAKTKTIALLAPSFPAFIYPLEPKDFFDLLMEVGFHEVHELTIGIELVMPKYREYLQGRNEPAIGSHCAAVVNLIEKHFPDLIQYLIPVDSALMATAKLLRHRNKDSRLVFIGPCIAKKEEFLNSPEGILDAVITFKELKELCLSKGCLEKMDNCTPLEGKSYLPSIFPLNRGLIKNIDPQGKIYKDDEVAVVEGKEDCVQFLQKLQEGAIKPRFIDMLFCKGCIDGPEIATELDIFSRQYQVYRHSRTRQKERLGRIPKLNLDRSFSSKYQPLLSPSEQEIAQILTYTDKHQPEDELNCGACGYNSCRDKAVAVCQGLAEVEMCLPYLLEQSRGELEYYKKHWKNGDIEDLIVGDSPCICDLRQMAIKVGRNDASLLILGESGVGKEVFARTVHLLSRRCHDPFIAINCAALPEQLLESELFGYEEGAFTGARKGGKPGKFEQARGGSLLLDEIAEMPLFMQAKLLRVIQEREFERVGGTKTIKLDARIMVATNKDIKKLTQQGLFRSDLFYRLNVISVTVPTLRHRSEDIPLLADHFLQELAADCKRYPKIISKPTFSLLLAYDWPGNIRELKNVIARAVYLADGKVIQVQHLPEHIRKLNVKREGTRLTPLKVAVRDLEKELILKALKKTENNKVDAAKILGVPRATFYLKLKEYEIN
- a CDS encoding NAD(P)H-dependent oxidoreductase subunit E, which encodes MKENDCKCEHLWAEFNQTLEKNSGKRSALITVLHKAQELFGYIPREVQIRIAEELEIPLADVYGVVTFYNFFSLKPQGKYKISVCKGTSCYVRGASGVLERFSKTLGVGPGDSTDDGQFSIEVVRCLGACGLSPVMTVNKDVYALVKQESIPEILDKYAAEEVQESATDTLQKDQRET